TTCTACCAGCGCTCCGGCCTGGCGAGCAGCGAGGGCTCGTCGTTCGAGTCCTACAACTACGCCGGGCGCTACCTGCGCCACTTCAACTACCTGCTCTACGTCCAGTCGCTCTCCACCGCCACGGACAAGGCGGACGCGACGTTCATCGCGGATTGAGGGCCGGGCGGGATGGACCGCCGGGCACGCGCCACCGCGTGTGCCCGGCGGTCCGCGCTACTTCTGGCCGTAGTACGCGCTCGGTCCGTGCTTGCGCTCGAAGTGTTTGCGAATGAGCCGGTCGGGGAGACGCGCGGCTTCGGGATGAATCCCACGGGTGATGAAGGCCATCTTCGCGAGCTCCTCCAGCACGGCGGCGTTGTAGACCGCCTTCTCGGGGGTCTCTCCCCAGGCGAAGGGCGCATGTCCGGCCACCAGCACCATGGGCGTGTGCAGGGGGTCGCGGTGGCGGAAGCATTCCAGGATCTGCTGGCCGGTCTCCATCTCGTAGTCGCGTTCCACCGCCTCGGCGCTCATGACCTCCGTGCAGGGCACGTCCTCGGCGAGGTGGTCGGCGTGGGTGGTGCCATAGATGGGGATGGGCAGGTGGGCCTGGGCCCAGCCGGTGGCATAGGTCGAGTGCGTGTGGACGATGCCTCCCAAGCCTTTGAGGTTGCGGTACAGGACGAGGTGGGTCCGCGTGTCGGAGGAGGGCCGCAGGGTGCCCTCGACGATCCTCCCCTCGAGGTCCACCACCACCATGTGCTCCACCTGGAGCTGGTCATAGGGCACGCCGCTCGGCTTGATGGCGAAGACGCCCGCCCGGGCGTCCAGGGCGGAGACATTGCCAAAGGTATAGATGGCGAGCCCACGCCGCGGGATCTCCATGTTCGCCGCCCAGGCTCGTTCTTTCAGTGCGTGGTATTTCGATTCCATGGCGCCTCGATGCCGTTGGGGAAGGGTGCTGCGTGGGGGTTACCCGCCCGCCTGGGCGGTCCGCTCGATGGGGGAGGAAACGGGGTGGGGTTGCGCGGAGTCCTGCCGGGCCGCGCGGGTGGACCCCTGGCGCGCGGGCGCTCTCGCCAGCACCTTCTGCAGCAGGCAGAAGACGAGCAGCAGCAGGCCAATGACGATCTTCGTCCACCAGGAGCTGAGGCTGCCCTCGAACATGATGAGGGTCTGGATGGTGCCGTAGATCAACACGCCGACCAGGGTGCCCAGGACATGGCCCGCGCCGCCCGTGAGCAGGGTGCCCCCCACCACCACCGCCGCGATGGCATCCATCTCCATTCCCTGCGCGTGCAACCCGTAGCCAGAGAGCATGTAGAAGGTGAAGGCGATGCCCGCCAGGGCGGAACAGAA
Above is a window of Cystobacter fuscus DNA encoding:
- the araD gene encoding L-ribulose-5-phosphate 4-epimerase AraD, with product MESKYHALKERAWAANMEIPRRGLAIYTFGNVSALDARAGVFAIKPSGVPYDQLQVEHMVVVDLEGRIVEGTLRPSSDTRTHLVLYRNLKGLGGIVHTHSTYATGWAQAHLPIPIYGTTHADHLAEDVPCTEVMSAEAVERDYEMETGQQILECFRHRDPLHTPMVLVAGHAPFAWGETPEKAVYNAAVLEELAKMAFITRGIHPEAARLPDRLIRKHFERKHGPSAYYGQK